Within the Candidatus Eisenbacteria bacterium genome, the region GCCCACGTACAGCTCGGCGTTGCGCCGGACGCCGGGGCCCGGCTCCCGCGTCAGCACCAGGTCGCTCACCACGAGCCGGCCGCCCGGGCGGAGCACGCGCAGCGCTTCACGGAACACCCGCGGTTTGTCGGGCGAAAGGTTGACGACGCAGTTCGAGATCACCACGTCCACGCTCGCGTCGGCGAGGGGCAGGTGTTCGATCTCGCCGAGCCGGAACTCGACGTTGCCCGCACCCAGCTTCGTTCCGAGGGCGCGCGAGCGCTCGATCATCGCGGGCGTCATGTCCACGCCGATCGCGCGGCCCGTCGGACCCACCTCGCGCGCGGCGAGGAAGCAGTCGATGCCGGCCCCCGAGCCCAGGTCGAGCACGGTCTCGCCGGGCTGGAGCGCCGCGTGCGCGATCGGATTGCCGCAGCCGAGCCCGAGGTTCGCGCCCTCGGGGATCGCCGCCGCCTGTTCGGCCGTGTAGCCGAGCCTCGCGAGCGCGGCTTCGGCGTCGCCGGGGGCCGCGCAGCCGCCGCCGCCGCAGCCGCAGGCCTCGCCCTTCGCGGCGGCGCCGTAGCGTTCGCGCACGAGGGTGCGAATGTCGGAGTTCTCCGGGGCGTCGGTCGTGGTCGGCGCGGCCGCGGACCCGCCGGCGGCGGGCAGGGGATCGCAGCAGCGATCCGCGGACGTCGTCGGGGCGCAGCAGGGAGAGGCGGGGGCGGTGGCCGGAGGCGGGTTCTTCGTGTCGGTGCTCATCGCGTTCACTCCTCGGAAGTGGGCAGCTCGTTCACGAGCTTGCGGAAGCGCTTCAGCGTTTTCGGATTCAGGCAGTAGCAGACCCGCGGGCCGTCGATCTCGCCCTGCACCAGGCCGGCGTTCTTCAGCACCTTCAGGTGCTGCGAGACGGTGGCCTGGGCCAGCGGAAGGGCGCTCACGATCTGTCCGCAGATGCAGGTTCCTTCCGCGGCGAGCTGCCTCAGGATCGCGACGCGCGCCGGGTGACCGAGCGCCTTCGCGAACACGGCCAGCTCTTCGTCGGCCGCGGCGATCGGCGCCCTCGCGGATCGGGTGGTGGTCATGGCCTTCGGTTCCTCCGGGTTCAGCGAAGTCGGCGTCATGGCGGCCGCACGATCATCGTTCATCGGCAATCTACGATGAAGGGACGAGATTCGTCCAGGGACTTTGCTCGCCGGACGCAAGACCTTGCCCGGGCCTGACAGACGCGGGGCCTGCGCGGCGCGGGCCGCGGGAGGCGCGGGCGGACCGCGCGAATCCCCGGCATTGACCGGGTTTTTCGCGGCCTCCTATACTGCCCGCCGCTCACAGGATCACGCGCGCGCCGGCCCCGCCCGAGGGCGTCCAGGCCCGCGGGCCGCGCCGATTTCCGACCCATCCAGCAGGGGGAAGACCGTCATGCAAGCCACGCAGACGATGGTGAACACGTCCGTCAAGAACGGCGTGATGACCCTCGAACTCACGTTCGATCCGGGCAACTGCTACACGCACGAGATGATGAAGCAGCTCGACGCCGCCATCCTCGAGGCGCGCTTCAACAATGACGTGCAGGCCATCGTGATCCGCGGGGCCGGCGAGAAGTTCTTCTGCGCGGGCGCCGACATCAACATGCTCAAGAAGGCCGATCCGACCTTCAAGTACTACTTCTGCCTGCACGCCAACGAGACGCTGAACCGGCTCGAGCACACGCCCAAGATCGTCATCGCGGCGCTCAACGGCCACACGGTCGGCGGCGGGCTCGAGATCGCGATGGCCGCCGACATCCGCATCGCCCGCAAGGGCGCCGGCAAGGTCGGCCTGCCCGAGATCAATCTCGGCGTGCTTCCCGGCACGGGCGGCACGCAGCGCCTGGCCCGGCTCGTCAACAAGTCGAAGGCGATCGAGTTGATGTGCACGGCGGAGGTGTTCGCCTTCGAGAAGGCGCTCGACCTCGGCATCATCAACGACATCTGGGAGACGGCGACCCACCAGGAGTTCCTCGACAAGGTGCAGACCTACGCCGAGGGCTTCTGCCCGCCGAATCGCGCCTCGAAGGCGGTCGGCCGCATCAAGCGCTCGGTGCAGTCGGGCGCGGACCTGCCGTTCGAGAGCGCGCTGGCCGTCGAGCGCGAGTTGCAGCAGCTGCTGTTCCAGGGCGACGACGCGAAGGAAGGGCTCGCGGCCTACATCGAGAAGCGCAAGCCGAATTTCACCGCGAAGTGAGCCGCGCGGCGCGAGCCGCGGCCGTGGCGGGCGACGGCCCCGGACGCAGGACGTCCGGGGCCGTTCGCATGCCCGGGCCGTGAGCGCGGACGGTCCGCCGCCCGGCCCGCGCGGAGCTATTCCGGCCGCACCCAGCTCGGCCGGTCGTAGGCGACGCGGAAACCGGCGCGCTGGACGTTGCGCCAGCTGACCGGGTTCAGGTCCGGGTCGTTGGGGCCGGTCTCGGTCGTCGCCAGCCGGCAGCCGGCGGCGCGCGCGTCGTCGAGGCGCGCGGCGAGCAGCAGCGACTGCGCGCCGCGCCCGCGCGCCTCGGGCAGCGTCGCGCCCCAGCCGAGCCAGGCGACGTCGTCGTGAGCGCGCATCGCGGCACAGCCGACCGGCGTCTCGCCGTCGAGCGCCAGATAATGACTCCAGCCCGTGCGCCCGACGCTCTCGGCCATCCAGTCGCGGCGCAGCGGCGCGCCCCGCGCGAGAACCCGGACGAGCAGGCCCGCGAAGACCTCGGCGCGCTCGGGCCGCACGCGTTCGACGCGCAGCGTGCTCTCGACCGGCGCCGGGGGCGAGGTGTCGCGCACCCACTTCACGTGATGGAAGAAGGTGGAGTACCCGCGCGCCGCGAGGCGTTCGCCGAGGCCCTCGGGTTCGGCTAGGGGCGAAACGTTGAGCGCGTGGTCCTCGCCGACCTCCGCGAAATGCGCGGCGATGGCGTCGAGCGTCCCGTCGGTGACGGGTTCGAAGAGCCCGAGGCCGATGACGCGGTTGAAGAGCAGCGACGCCAGCCAGCGCGAGGCGAGCGCGAAGGCGTGACCGAAGTCGCGCTCGGCGAGTCCGAGTCCGTCCCGGGTCTCGCGCGAGGCGGCCGCGAAGGC harbors:
- the arsM gene encoding arsenite methyltransferase → MSTDTKNPPPATAPASPCCAPTTSADRCCDPLPAAGGSAAAPTTTDAPENSDIRTLVRERYGAAAKGEACGCGGGGCAAPGDAEAALARLGYTAEQAAAIPEGANLGLGCGNPIAHAALQPGETVLDLGSGAGIDCFLAAREVGPTGRAIGVDMTPAMIERSRALGTKLGAGNVEFRLGEIEHLPLADASVDVVISNCVVNLSPDKPRVFREALRVLRPGGRLVVSDLVLTREPGPGVRRNAELYVGCVAGASSEAEYLRFVREAGFGDVQVVERTGYDIGADSYPEGSEEREAFGAVVSIKVRAVKKP
- a CDS encoding winged helix-turn-helix transcriptional regulator; amino-acid sequence: MTTTRSARAPIAAADEELAVFAKALGHPARVAILRQLAAEGTCICGQIVSALPLAQATVSQHLKVLKNAGLVQGEIDGPRVCYCLNPKTLKRFRKLVNELPTSEE
- a CDS encoding enoyl-CoA hydratase/isomerase family protein; amino-acid sequence: MVNTSVKNGVMTLELTFDPGNCYTHEMMKQLDAAILEARFNNDVQAIVIRGAGEKFFCAGADINMLKKADPTFKYYFCLHANETLNRLEHTPKIVIAALNGHTVGGGLEIAMAADIRIARKGAGKVGLPEINLGVLPGTGGTQRLARLVNKSKAIELMCTAEVFAFEKALDLGIINDIWETATHQEFLDKVQTYAEGFCPPNRASKAVGRIKRSVQSGADLPFESALAVERELQQLLFQGDDAKEGLAAYIEKRKPNFTAK
- a CDS encoding GNAT family N-acetyltransferase, which codes for MSANVDLATARAIERAEIEAWRDAFAAASRETRDGLGLAERDFGHAFALASRWLASLLFNRVIGLGLFEPVTDGTLDAIAAHFAEVGEDHALNVSPLAEPEGLGERLAARGYSTFFHHVKWVRDTSPPAPVESTLRVERVRPERAEVFAGLLVRVLARGAPLRRDWMAESVGRTGWSHYLALDGETPVGCAAMRAHDDVAWLGWGATLPEARGRGAQSLLLAARLDDARAAGCRLATTETGPNDPDLNPVSWRNVQRAGFRVAYDRPSWVRPE